A region of the Nitrospirota bacterium genome:
AAGTGTCCCGGGAGTTTCCCAGGTTGCAAGCATCGGTGGATTTGTCAAACAGTATCAGATAACCGTAGACCCAAATAAACTTCTGGCATACAACATTCCCATAATGAAGGTAATGGAGGCTGTAAGGAAAAGCAACAGGGATGTGGAAGGACGGGTTCTGGAATTTTCAGGTATTGAATATATGCTTAGAGGAAGGGGTTATATTAAAACCCTCAAGGATCTGGAAAATGTCCCTGTGGGCACCAACGGGATTGGAACACCCATCTTTTTGAAAGACATAGCACGCATACAACTTGGACCCGAGATAAGAAGGGGGCTTGCTGAGCTTGATGGGAAAGGTGAGGTGGCAGGTGGCATTGTAGTTGTTCGATTTGGCGAGAATGTCCTTAATGTCATAGAGAGGGTTAAGGAGAAGATTAAAAGGGATATCGAGCCAAGCCTTCCTGAGGGCACTAAGATTATCACTACTTATGACAGGTCTGACCTGATACACCGCTCCATTGATACCCTGAAGGAAGAGATTATCAAGCTATCAATAGCAGTGAGTGTAGTTTGTGCCGTATTTTTATTTCACCTGCCGAGTGCACTTGTAGTTATTCTTACATTGCCTATCGCTATTATTATCTCCTTCATATTTATGTATTATCTGAATGTTACTTCAAATATCATGAGTCTTAGTGGTATTGCCATTGCCATTGGAGCGATGGTAGATGCCTCAATCATAATGGTTGAAAACGCCCACAAGAAACTGGAAGAATGGGAGTCCCGTGGAAGACAGGGCAGCAGGGTGGATGTAATCGTTGAAGCAGCAAAAGAGGTTGGCCCGGCCCTTTTCTTTTCCCTCCTCGTGATTACTGTGGGGTTCCTTCCGGTATTCACCCTTCAGGCTCAGGCTGGAAGGCTCTTTAAGCCATTAGCATATACAAAGACCTTTGCCATGCTCTTTTCGTCATTCCTTGCCATAACCCTGACACCTGTGCTAATGACCCTGTTGATCCGCGGGAAAATAAAGCCTGAGGGAAAAAATCCTCTCGGCATCATACTTCACAAACTCTATGAGCCAATAGCAAAGGTTGCTTTGAGGTTTAAAAAGGCAGTTATAATACTCGCATTAATCGTTTTGGTATTGACCATCTACCCCTTCCTGAAGCTCGGCTCAGAGTTCATGCCTCCTTTATATGAGGGGACACTATTTTATATGCCTGTAACCGTACCAGGAGCATCTATATCCGAGGTCACAAAACTACTCCAGTTACAGGACAAGTTGTTAATGAAGATCCCGGAAGTGGCACAGGTCTTTGGAAAGGCAGGCCGTGCTGAGACAGCTACCGACCCTGCACCACTTGAAATGTTTGAGACTGTTATAAATCTGAAACCCGAATCTGAATGGAGAAAAGGCATGACAGTGGAGAGGCTTAAGAATGAGATGAATGACATACTAACTATACCTGGAGTTGCAAATTCTTTTACCATGCCTATAAAGGCCCGCCTTGATATGCTTTCCACAGGGATAAGAACACCTGTTGGGATTAAAGTTCTGGGTCCAAATCTCGATGAAATAGAGAGATTGGGACTGGAGATAGAAAACCTCACCAGGGATATTCAAGGTACGAGGAGCGTCTATGCAGAGAGGGTAACCACAGGTTATTTTTTAGACTTTACGGTAAAGCGTGATGAGGCAGCACGGTATGGTCTGACTGTTGATGACGTCCAGGAAGTAATACAGTCTGCTATTGGCGGAATGAACATCACCACTACAGTTGAAGGAAGGGAAAGATACCCGGTAAATGTCAGATATTCGAGGGAGTTGCGGGACAATATCGAACGACTAAAGAGGGTGCTTGTGCCTGTAATGAATAGTCAACAGTCAGCAGTCGGCAGTCAGCAGTCAGGCATGACAACTACACAACCTGCATCTATGAGAATCCTTCAAGTCCCTCTCGGTGAGCTGGCAGATATAAAGATTGTCAGAGGGCCGACAGTTATAAAGAGCGAGGAAGGGCTTCTAACAGCTTATGTTTACATAGACTTTTCAGGGAGAGATGTAGGTGGTTATGTAAATGAGGCAAAAAAGAAAGTCGCCTCATTAAAGATCCCGGAAGGTTATCGCCTTGAGTGGAGCGGCGAGTATGAATACCTTGTTAAGACGCAGGAAAGACTGAAACTCGTTATACCCCTCACTGTACTCATAATCTTTGTCCTTATCTATTTCAATACAAAATCTGTTACAGAAACAATGATAGTCCTTTCTGCTCTTCCTTTCTCCCTTGCAGGTTCATTCTGGCTTCTCTATCTTCTCAACTACAATATGAGTATAGCCGTATGGGTCGGTATAATCGCTCTCGCAGGATTAGCCGCAGAAACAGGGGTGGTGATGCTTCTATATCTGGACCTTGCTTATAACCAGTGGAAAAATGAAGGACGGTTAAATAGTATTGATGACCTGCGGGATGCTGTGATGTACGGTGCAGTTAAAAGGCTGAGGCCAAAAATAATGACGGTGAGCGTTATACTTGCAGGTCTTATACCCATAATGTTCAGCCATGGTACAGGTGCTGATGTGATGAAAAGGATTGCAGCGCCAATGGTCGGTGGTGTTATCACTTCCACTGTCCTTACATTGATAATATATCCTGCCATATACATGATATGGAGGGGAAAGGAGTTTAGAAAGAAACGGGCACAATAATGAGATATGTAGTGGTATTACTCATTCTTCTTTTTATCGGGAATGCCTTAGCTTCAGAGATGGGGCATAAACATCTGATGACACCTGAGATGAAGAAGCATCATAAGACAATGTCTGATATCGGGAATCGCTGGAACGAGGCGAAGATGTGCCTGGACGAAGGTAATCTTAATAAGATGAAACCGGTAACAGAGGCCATGTTGAAGGCAGCTAAAAATGTTTACAATTTTAAACTACACAGAAATGAGGATAAACGCAATGAATTTCATGAGGAGTGCGATATCTTCAGGAACGATTTGGAAAGACTTAGAGGTGCTATAGTGGTTAAAGATATTGAGATGGTCAAAAAGCTTTCTGTATCTGTAGATAAAGCCTGTATAAGATGTCATAGCAAATTCAAATAACGAAGTTTATTTTGTTCCACTCTACGAGTCGTAGACCAGCAGGCAAAAGGTGTTTAAACCTCGTCTCACCTATCTCTCCCTTAAGCTGTGTCATTTCACCCCATTGTGAGCGAAATGGCTCAATAAAACAGTGGCTTTATAAGTAAAACTACTAAGTTTTGCATCCCTTAACCCGCACAAAACCCCATTAAATCATTATTGAAGAACCACCTTCACAGATGGTATTTTTCTTGCTTACACAAAAGATAAATAAAATTATTAGAGGTGGATTTATATGCTTAAAACTAAGACATTGGTATTATTCGCTATCTTAATTGCTTCTTTATCTATAGCCTATCTCGCTTATGGAGGAAGCATCGTAGGTTCAAAACACGACCTCAAAAGTGACTGGGAAAAAGGCAGTGCCCTAATGAAGCAAACTCTTAATAATTATGGTGAAGTCTGTGTCTATTGTCATACCCCCCATTCAGCAAACACCAATATTTCTGTTCCACTGTGGAACAGAAATACCCCAACTGGGCCTTATACTATATATACCAGCGCTACAATGGATACTGCACCATCAAATCCTCCAAGTGGCGTGTCCCTGGCCTGCCTTAGCTGCCATGACGGTACAGTTGCAGTTGACTCTATTATTAATGCGCCTGGCTCTGGTGCTAATCTC
Encoded here:
- a CDS encoding efflux RND transporter permease subunit, with amino-acid sequence MIAKIIEYSARNKFIVFLFVFFLVAWGYWALKKTPLDAIPDLSDTQVIIYTEWPGRSPDLVEDQITYPITSTLLAAPKVQVVRGFSFLGSSFIYVIFEEGTDIYWARSRVLEYLQAVKGKLPADVNPVLGPDATSVGWGFSYAVVDETGKHNLAELRSIQDWNIKLALESVPGVSQVASIGGFVKQYQITVDPNKLLAYNIPIMKVMEAVRKSNRDVEGRVLEFSGIEYMLRGRGYIKTLKDLENVPVGTNGIGTPIFLKDIARIQLGPEIRRGLAELDGKGEVAGGIVVVRFGENVLNVIERVKEKIKRDIEPSLPEGTKIITTYDRSDLIHRSIDTLKEEIIKLSIAVSVVCAVFLFHLPSALVVILTLPIAIIISFIFMYYLNVTSNIMSLSGIAIAIGAMVDASIIMVENAHKKLEEWESRGRQGSRVDVIVEAAKEVGPALFFSLLVITVGFLPVFTLQAQAGRLFKPLAYTKTFAMLFSSFLAITLTPVLMTLLIRGKIKPEGKNPLGIILHKLYEPIAKVALRFKKAVIILALIVLVLTIYPFLKLGSEFMPPLYEGTLFYMPVTVPGASISEVTKLLQLQDKLLMKIPEVAQVFGKAGRAETATDPAPLEMFETVINLKPESEWRKGMTVERLKNEMNDILTIPGVANSFTMPIKARLDMLSTGIRTPVGIKVLGPNLDEIERLGLEIENLTRDIQGTRSVYAERVTTGYFLDFTVKRDEAARYGLTVDDVQEVIQSAIGGMNITTTVEGRERYPVNVRYSRELRDNIERLKRVLVPVMNSQQSAVGSQQSGMTTTQPASMRILQVPLGELADIKIVRGPTVIKSEEGLLTAYVYIDFSGRDVGGYVNEAKKKVASLKIPEGYRLEWSGEYEYLVKTQERLKLVIPLTVLIIFVLIYFNTKSVTETMIVLSALPFSLAGSFWLLYLLNYNMSIAVWVGIIALAGLAAETGVVMLLYLDLAYNQWKNEGRLNSIDDLRDAVMYGAVKRLRPKIMTVSVILAGLIPIMFSHGTGADVMKRIAAPMVGGVITSTVLTLIIYPAIYMIWRGKEFRKKRAQ